One part of the Humulus lupulus chromosome 9, drHumLupu1.1, whole genome shotgun sequence genome encodes these proteins:
- the LOC133801405 gene encoding light-harvesting complex-like protein OHP1, chloroplastic isoform X1, producing MSGFSLHQIPKLKMATSTVSSLLPARVSTKNHQITPKPFLGNLNFGCTTLKTPVSTKFRVQAAKLPAGVVVPKVEPKFRPPFLGFTRIAETWNSRACMIGLIGTFIVELILNKGILQVIGVDIGKGLDLPL from the exons ATGTCTGGTTTTTCTCTGCatcaaatcccaaaattaaaaATGGCAACTTCAACAGTTTCTTCTCTGCTACCAGCTAGAGTTTCGACCAAAAATCATCAAATCACACCAAAACCCTTCTTGGGTAATCTTAATTTTGGTTGCACAACACTGAAGACTCCAGTCTCTACTAAGTTCAGGGTACAAGCTGCAAAGCTTCCTGCTGGA GTGGTAGTGCCAAAAGTAGAGCCAAAATTTAGGCCACCATTTCTTGGGTTCACTAGGATTGCTGAGACATGGAATTCTAGAGCTTGTATGATTGGTCTCATTGGCACTTTCATTGTGGAGCTG ATATTGAACAAGGGAATTCTACAAGTAATAGGGGTGGACATTGGAAAAGGTCTTGATCTTCCTTTGTGA